The Gemella haemolysans ATCC 10379 genome contains the following window.
TGAACAAGCTCATGCATTAGCTAAAGAGCACAATGTTCCTGTTAGAAAAGATATGAAAGTTGGACACATTATTAATGAATTCTTCGAAACATTTGTAGAAGAAACATTAGTTCAACCAACATTTGTTTATGGTCACCCTGTAGAAGTATCACCATTAGCTAAAACTAATGCTGAAGATACAAGATTTACAGATCGTTTTGAGTTATTTATTGTTAGACGTGAACATGCGAATGCATTCAGTGAGTTAAACGATCCAATAGATCAAAAAGAAAGATTCCTATCTCAAATGGATGAAAAAGATGCAGGTAACGAAGAAGTTTATGAAATGGATGAAGACTTCGTAGAAGCATTAGAATACGGTATGCCTCCAACAGGTGGATTAGGAATTGGAATTGATAGATTGGTTATGTTATTAACTAACTCAGCTTCAATCCGTGATGTATTACTTTTCCCATACATGAAACATAAGTAAATCGTTGTTGATGTATCAAGGGTTATAAAGTATAACCTATAGATAAAAGGCAAATATTTATAAAAATTAAATCTCCCTAAAGTTTAGGAAGCTTTAATAAAAAATTAAAGGGAGCTTGGTCTCCCTTTTTGTATATAATAAGATATATAAGGAGTATCCAATGGCAAGCTTTTTTGAAAAATTAAAAGAAAAATTTTCTGCTAAGGAAGAATTAAATGAAGAACTGATTTCACTTGATGAATATGAAGAATTTGTCGAGAGTCAGTTTGTAACTGAAAAATTTAAAAAAGGTCTTAAGAAATCACGTGATAATTTCTCTAATGCACTTAATAATTTAATTAGCTCATATAGAGAAATTAATGAGGAGTTTTTTGAGGATTTAGAAGAACTGTTAATTCAATCGGATGTTAGTTATAACACTGTACTAGAATTAGTTGATTACTTAAAAGTTGAATCACAAAGACAAAATTTAAAAGAACCAAGTGAACTACAAAGTATGATTATTGAAAAACTTGTTGATGTTTACATGGAAGGTACTGTAAAATCTGAATTAAACTATGCGCCAGAAAAAGAACTTTCTGTATTTCTATTTGTAGGGGTTAATGGAGTTGGTAAGACTACTTCTATTGGTAAACTAGCTCATAATCTTAAAAAAGAAGGAAAAAAAGTACTTATAGCTGCTGGAGATACATTCAGAGCAGGTGCAATTGATCAGCTTGATGTATGGGCTAAACGTAGTGGTGCAGATATAGTTAAATCACATGAAGGAGCTGATTCAGCCGCGATAATCTTTGATGCGATTCAATCTGCCAAAGCAAAAGGTTACGATGTATTATTATGTGATACAGCAGGTCGTTTACAAAATAAAGATCATTTAATGAAAGAACTTGAAAAAATTGTTCGTGTAATTAAGAAGGAAGTACCGGAAGGTCCTCATGAAGTGTTATTAACAATAGATGCAACAACAGGCCAAAATGGAATTCTTCAGGCTAAAACATTCAAAGAAGTTAGTGATGTTACAGGTGTAATCCTTACTAAACTTGATGGAACTGCTAAAGGTGGTATTGTTATAGCTATTAAGAAAGAATTAGGAATCCCAGTTAAACTTGTTGGATTAGGAGAAAATATTGATGATTTAGAAGTGTTCGATCCTGAACAGTATATTTATGGATTATTCTATCAAGATAATACTGAACAAAAAGAAGAACAAGCAGAAGAATAAAAAATAATTTTTAGAAATATTCATTTTACATGTTTTTATGACAGTGTAAAATGGATATTTTTTGTTATATAAATCAACAATTATTAAAATTAAATTGCTATAGTAAATTTATGAAAATATTTTAATATTAAATTGGGAATTATTTATCAAAATTAATTGAAAAAAAAGCAATAAAAGTATATAATAGATATATTAAGAAGGTAATAATATATGGAGGATTATAATGGGATTTTTATCTAAATTATTCGGAAAAAAAGAAGAACAAGTACAAGAGTTAGTATTAAACTCATACATGAAAGGTAAAGTGGTAGATATTACTGAAGTACCCGATCCAGTATTTGCTCAAAAAATGATGGGAGATGGATTTGCAATTATTCCTGAAGAAGGTAAATTAGTATCTCCAGTAGCAGGAGAAATTATCCAAGTATTCCCAACAAAACATGCTTTTGGTATTAAATCAGGAGAAGTAGAAATTCTTATCCACGTTGGATTAGAAACAGTTGCTATGAAAGGTGAAGGTTTCGATGTAGCTGTTTCTGCTGGAGATAGAGTTGAAGTAGGTCAAACTTTATTAACTTATGATTTAGAATTAGTTAAAGAAAAAGCTAAAGATATTATTACTCCTTGTGTTGTTACTAACATGGATGCAGTAGCTAACATTGAAGTATTAAAATTAAATGAAACTGTTGATTTCTTACAAGAAGTAGCAAAAGTAAAACTTAAATAGACCTAGGTCTATTTAAGTTTTACTGTTAGTGAAGAAATTATGAATGATAAGAAATTTTGGAAGATTATATATCTGTATATAACAAAATATAATTATAGTATATTATATTATCGTCCAGAAAAGAAAGATGTCTGGCTTATTAATGAAGATAATGAATTAATAAGATTTATATATGGGGATAGTTTTAAATCAACAGAAATAGATAGTATAGTTTCTAATGTAATTAGAAATGAAGTTAGACTAAAAAAAATGTTTAAACTGAGTAGTTTAAAAATGAAAATCCTTTATGTTTCTCCTAATTTCGATGAAGTTATCGACGATTACAAAAAATATAGAATTTCAAATAGCCTGATTATTGAGCGTATACTTTATAATGAAAAGAATAGTAAACTATTTTTAAAAGAAAAAGATGCTAGATTTATTGAAGGAACGCCAGACACTCTAAGATATAAAAACAGAGTAGTTGAACTTTATAAACGTCAGACACTAGATAGAAATGTTTTTAATGTAAAATATAATGTTTTATCAGGTATATATTTATTATTATTTTTGGTGAATTTTGTTGTAATATATTTATCGAATAGTGTTTATTCTTTATATAATTATATTGAATATAGTTATCAAAAAATAATAAGTGGACAATTTTATAGGATGTTCACAAGTGTGTTCACTACTGATAATTCTATGAAATTATTATTGGTGTTAGTTTCAATTTTTGTTACTTCAATACTTTTTAATAAAACATTAAATGTATTGAAGAGTATTGGAATATTATTAGTAGTATCATTTATTTTTAATTTGTTACTGATATTTGGTTACTCTGGTACGCTTGATATAGCGTTAGTTTCTAATATTGCATTGCTAGGTTCAATTTTTATGGAACAACTTAGTAAGAAAAATGATAATTTGAAGTTTATGTATTCAGGCGCACTGTCAATAGTATATCTAACTATTGCTACACTTGTATTTGAAACTTCAATAGTACTTTATATTTTTTCTTTCGTTCTAGGGGTATTTTTAGAACTTTTCTTAATGAAAAAAAGAAATATATATATTACATTAATATCAATATTGATCTTTGGTGTTCTAGGTGAGGTGCTATTATTAGCAGGTGTAAACACTAAGAGTGTTATA
Protein-coding sequences here:
- a CDS encoding tetratricopeptide repeat protein; translated protein: MNDKKFWKIIYLYITKYNYSILYYRPEKKDVWLINEDNELIRFIYGDSFKSTEIDSIVSNVIRNEVRLKKMFKLSSLKMKILYVSPNFDEVIDDYKKYRISNSLIIERILYNEKNSKLFLKEKDARFIEGTPDTLRYKNRVVELYKRQTLDRNVFNVKYNVLSGIYLLLFLVNFVVIYLSNSVYSLYNYIEYSYQKIISGQFYRMFTSVFTTDNSMKLLLVLVSIFVTSILFNKTLNVLKSIGILLVVSFIFNLLLIFGYSGTLDIALVSNIALLGSIFMEQLSKKNDNLKFMYSGALSIVYLTIATLVFETSIVLYIFSFVLGVFLELFLMKKRNIYITLISILIFGVLGEVLLLAGVNTKSVINRYRASRVESRLVKTYSDEDIFNLEKELTSKNKSVLTYYELGMVKMTNATKQDAKKVFLDGISFDDTFSPIYYNLAVIERQEGNYEKAKEYAKRAYELDGREENKNLVDELSKF
- a CDS encoding PTS sugar transporter subunit IIA, with amino-acid sequence MGFLSKLFGKKEEQVQELVLNSYMKGKVVDITEVPDPVFAQKMMGDGFAIIPEEGKLVSPVAGEIIQVFPTKHAFGIKSGEVEILIHVGLETVAMKGEGFDVAVSAGDRVEVGQTLLTYDLELVKEKAKDIITPCVVTNMDAVANIEVLKLNETVDFLQEVAKVKLK
- the ftsY gene encoding signal recognition particle-docking protein FtsY codes for the protein MASFFEKLKEKFSAKEELNEELISLDEYEEFVESQFVTEKFKKGLKKSRDNFSNALNNLISSYREINEEFFEDLEELLIQSDVSYNTVLELVDYLKVESQRQNLKEPSELQSMIIEKLVDVYMEGTVKSELNYAPEKELSVFLFVGVNGVGKTTSIGKLAHNLKKEGKKVLIAAGDTFRAGAIDQLDVWAKRSGADIVKSHEGADSAAIIFDAIQSAKAKGYDVLLCDTAGRLQNKDHLMKELEKIVRVIKKEVPEGPHEVLLTIDATTGQNGILQAKTFKEVSDVTGVILTKLDGTAKGGIVIAIKKELGIPVKLVGLGENIDDLEVFDPEQYIYGLFYQDNTEQKEEQAEE